One Xyrauchen texanus isolate HMW12.3.18 chromosome 44, RBS_HiC_50CHRs, whole genome shotgun sequence DNA segment encodes these proteins:
- the ier3ip1 gene encoding immediate early response 3-interacting protein 1, whose translation MAFTLYALIQTAILFTNAIAVLHEERFLSKIGWGAEQGIGGFGDEPGIKAQLLNLIRSVRTVMRVPLIAVNSVCIVLLLLFG comes from the exons ATGGCGTTCACTCTGTATGCACTAATTCAAACAGCGATTTTATTCACTAATGCCATCGCCGTTCTCCATGAAGAGAGATTTCTTAGTAAAA TTGGCTGGGGAGCAGAACAAGGTATCGGCGGATTTGGAGATGAACCAGGGATTAAAGCACAACTTCTCAATCTTATTCGATCTGTCAGGACTGTCATGAGAG TGCCTCTGATAGCAGTCAATTCAGTATGTATTGTCTTACTATTATTGTTTGGATGA
- the hdhd2 gene encoding haloacid dehalogenase-like hydrolase domain-containing protein 2 isoform X1 has translation MASRRTLKAVLIDLSGTLHIEDAAVPGAQEALTRLRHAPVAVKFVTNTTKECKKTLFERLRMLNFDLQEQEIFTSLTAARNLVEQRAVRPLLLVEDSALEDFTGLETSDPNAVVIGLAPDHFNYQMLNKAFRLILDGAPLIAIHKARYYKRKDGLALGPGPFVTGLEYATDTQATVVGKPEKAFFLEALRDLNCSPEEAVMIGDDARDDVGGAQITGMLGILVKTGKYRPGDEGKINPPPLLTCDSFPDAVNYILEHLLGSK, from the exons ATGGCTTCTCGCCGCACTCTGAAAGCAGTGCTCATTGACCTGAGTGGAACTCTTCATATTGAAGATGCAGCAGTTCCAGGAGCACAAGAGGCTCTGACCAG GTTAAGACACGCTCCGGTCGCTGTGAAATTTGTGACCAACACCACAAAGGAGTGTAAGAAGACCCTGTTTGAGCGTCTGCGCATGCTGAACTTTGACCTCCAAGAGCAGGAGATCTTCACATCACTCACTGCAGCTCGTAATCTAGTTGAGCAGAGAGCAGTGCGCCCCCTACTGCTGGTGGAAGATAGTGCTCTGGAGGATTTCACAg gtttggagacATCGGATCCTAATGCAGTTGTGATAGGTTTAGCACCAGACCACTTCAACTACCAGATGCTCAACAAAGCTTTCCG GTTAATTTTAGATGGTGCTCCTCTTATTGCGATCCATAAAGCCAGATACTACAAAAGGAAGGATGGGTTGGCTTTGGGTCCGGGTCCGTTTGTGACGGGTCTTGAGTATGCAACTGATACACAGGCTACAGTGGTGGGTAAACCAGAGAAAGCCTTCTTCTTGGAGGCTTTACGTGATCTGAACTGCTCACCGGAGGAGGCGGTGATGATCGGAGAC GATGCCAGAGATGATGTTGGTGGTGCACAGATTACAGGAATGCTGGGAATATTAGTAAAAACTG GTAAATACAGACCTGGTGATGAAGGTAAAATTAACCCTCCACCTCTGTTGACCTGTGACAGCTTTCCAGATGCTGTCAATTATATACTTGAACACCTCTTAGGATCTAAATAA
- the hdhd2 gene encoding haloacid dehalogenase-like hydrolase domain-containing protein 2 isoform X2 produces MLNFDLQEQEIFTSLTAARNLVEQRAVRPLLLVEDSALEDFTGLETSDPNAVVIGLAPDHFNYQMLNKAFRLILDGAPLIAIHKARYYKRKDGLALGPGPFVTGLEYATDTQATVVGKPEKAFFLEALRDLNCSPEEAVMIGDDARDDVGGAQITGMLGILVKTGKYRPGDEGKINPPPLLTCDSFPDAVNYILEHLLGSK; encoded by the exons ATGCTGAACTTTGACCTCCAAGAGCAGGAGATCTTCACATCACTCACTGCAGCTCGTAATCTAGTTGAGCAGAGAGCAGTGCGCCCCCTACTGCTGGTGGAAGATAGTGCTCTGGAGGATTTCACAg gtttggagacATCGGATCCTAATGCAGTTGTGATAGGTTTAGCACCAGACCACTTCAACTACCAGATGCTCAACAAAGCTTTCCG GTTAATTTTAGATGGTGCTCCTCTTATTGCGATCCATAAAGCCAGATACTACAAAAGGAAGGATGGGTTGGCTTTGGGTCCGGGTCCGTTTGTGACGGGTCTTGAGTATGCAACTGATACACAGGCTACAGTGGTGGGTAAACCAGAGAAAGCCTTCTTCTTGGAGGCTTTACGTGATCTGAACTGCTCACCGGAGGAGGCGGTGATGATCGGAGAC GATGCCAGAGATGATGTTGGTGGTGCACAGATTACAGGAATGCTGGGAATATTAGTAAAAACTG GTAAATACAGACCTGGTGATGAAGGTAAAATTAACCCTCCACCTCTGTTGACCTGTGACAGCTTTCCAGATGCTGTCAATTATATACTTGAACACCTCTTAGGATCTAAATAA
- the katnal2 gene encoding katanin p60 ATPase-containing subunit A-like 2 has product MSGVCVSMDLSYQAIKTANLAREADELRTGTRRRNLLVLIHHHLLEEGYMDAAKALEKESTFGLCRFEVCDNVDLDTVLMEYESYYFIKFQKFPKLTKKLPGQGESRLVKSCGKRRTSSSTSQTLPRINSIQRPVSRNTVKNSESKLTGRDFSKSSSESEHLSPAETSEFGLNVSPIIRNGTGEGTHMRKGHLIDYKNLIQDAVKGAANDTNIFPCASDFSERLLKPISSFIGMNSEMRELAAVINRDIYLHNPNVRWDDIIGLEAAKRLVKEAVVYPIKYPQLFTGILSPWKGLLLYGPPGTGKTMLAKAVATECNTTFFNISASSIVSKWRGDSEKLVRVLFELARFHAPSTIFLDELESVMGQRGVGQGGEHEGSRRMKTELLVQMDGLARSNDLVFVLAASNLPWELDHAMLRRLEKRILVGLPSAAARQAMISQWLPPVSNTGAVELRTELDYDRLAQETDGYSGSDIRLVCKEAAMRPVRKIFDILENHIEGQSNMPVIELETVTTADFLEVIAHTKPSARNLTDRFTAWEREYESV; this is encoded by the exons GTATATGGATGCAGCAAAAGCACTAGAAAAAGAAAGCACTTTTGGTTTGTGCCGTTTTGAGGTCTGCGATAATGTAGACCTGGACACAGTTCTCATGGAATACGAGAGTTATTATTTCATAAAGTTTCAGAAATTTCCCAAGCTGACGAAGAAACTGCCAGGACAAG GAGAGAGTCGACTTGTAAAGAGCTGTGGTAAAAGGAG GACATCATCATCTACCAGTCAAACACTCCCAAGAATCAACTCTATCCAGCGTCCTGTATCCAGAAACACTGttaaaaattctgaatctaaacTAACAGGGAGAGATTTCAGTAAATCCAGCAGT GAAAGTGAGCACCTGTCTCCAGCAGAGACATCAGAATTTGGCCTGAATGTGTCTCCAATCATCAGGAATGGCACCGGAGAGGGGACACACATGAGAAAG GGACATCTGATTGACTACAAAAATCTGATTCAAGATGCAGTGAAAGGTGCCGCTAATGACACAAACATTTTTCCCTGTGCCTCAGATTTCTCA GAGCGTTTGCTGAAACCGATCAGTTCCTTCATTGGGATGAATAGTGAAATGAGAGAACTTGCTGCTGTTATTAACAGA GATATCTATTTACACAACCCCAACGTGCGCTGGGACGACATTATAGGCCTGGAGGCGGCCAAGCGATTAGTCAAAGAAGCTGTCGTCTACCCCATTAAG TATCCTCAACTGTTCACTGGAATTCTGTCACCGTGGAAGGGTTTACTCCTATATGGGCCCCCAG GCACAGGGAAAACCATGCTGGCCAAAGCTGTGGCCACGGAATGTAACACAACGTTTTTCAACATCTCTGCATCCAGCATTGTGAGCAAGTGGAGAGGAGACTCTGAGAAATTAGTTCGG GTTTTGTTTGAGCTGGCAAGATTTCACGCCCCGTCCACCATCTTCCTGGACGAGCTGGAGTCAGTGATGGGCCAGCGAGGGGTTGGCCAAGG TGGTGAACATGAGGGCAGTAGAAGGATGAAGACAGAGTTACTAGTTCAGATGGATGGACTGGCACGATCTAACGACCTTGTGTTCGTGCTGGCTGCCTCAAACTTACCCTG GGAGTTGGATCATGCAATGCTGAGGAGACTAGAGAAACGGATACTGGTGGGTCTGCCGTCTGCCGCTGCCAGACAGGCCATGATTAGTCAATGGCTTCCTCCGGTCAGCAATACAGGTGCTGTGGAACTGCGCACAGAGCTGGACTATGACAGGCTAGCACAG GAGACTGATGGTTACTCTGGGTCAGATATCAGATTAGTGTGTAAGGAAGCCGCAATGAGACCTGTGCGAAAAATCTTTGACATCCTTGAAAATCACATTGAGG GTCAGTCTAATATGCCGGTTATTGAACTAGAAACTGTGACCACAGCAGATTTCCTGGAGGTGATTGCTCACACCAAACCATCAGCCAGAAATCTGACGGATAGATTCACCGCCTGGGAGAGAGAATACGAGTCTGTTTGA